In one window of Phalacrocorax aristotelis chromosome W, bGulAri2.1, whole genome shotgun sequence DNA:
- the FSD1 gene encoding fibronectin type III and SPRY domain-containing protein 1 isoform X1 codes for MGDQEALRKIITTLAVKNEEIQNFIYSLKQMMQNVEANSSRAQEDLEGEFQSLYTLLDELKDEMLMKIKQDRASRTYELQAQLAACAKALESSEELLEAANQALETANHHDFPQAAKQIKDSVTMAPAFRLSLKAKVSDNMSHLMVDFAQERRLLQALAFLPVPSTPEIDLAESLVADNCVTLAWRMPDEDSKIDHYVLEYRKTNFEGPPRAKEDQPWMVVEGIKGTEYTLSGLKFDMKYMNFRVRACNKAVAGEFSEPVTLETRAFMFRLDASTCHQNLRVEELSVEWDATGGKVQDVKAREKDGKGRTASPANSPARVVQSPKRMPSGRGGRDRFTAESYTVLGDTLIDGDDHYWEVRYDRDSKAFGVGVAYRSLGKFDQLGKTSASWCLHLNNWLQVSFSAKHANKAKVLDVPVPDCIGVYCNFHEGFLSFYNARTKQLLHTFKAKFTQPVLPAFTVWCGSFHVSSGLQVPSAVKCLQKRNSTASSSNASLP; via the exons ATGGGCGACCAg GAGGCTCTGCGGAAGATCATCACCACCCTGGCCGTGAAGAATGAGGAGATCCAGAACTTCATCTACTCCCTCAAGCAGATGATGCAGAATGTGGAG GCCAACTCATCGCGGGCGCAGGAGGACCTGGAGGGCGAGTTCCAGTCGCTGTACACGCTGCTGGACGAGCTGAAGGATGAGATGCTGATGAAGATCAAGCAGGACCGCGCCAGCCGTACCTATGAGCTGCAG GCCCAGCTGGCTGCCTGCGCCAAGGCCCTGGAGAGCTcggaggagctgctggaagcGGCCAACCAGGCCCTGGAGACGGCCAACCACCACGACTTCCCCCAG GCTGCCAAACAGATCAAGGATAG TGTGACAATGGCACCCGCCTTCCGCCTCTCGCTCAAGGCCAAGGTGAGCGACAACATGAGCCACCTGATGGTGGATTTTGCCCAGGAACGCCGCCTGCTCCAGGCCCTCGCCTTCCTGCCAG TGCCCAGCACCCCTGAGATCGACCTGGCGGAGTCGCTGGTGGCCGATAACTGTGTGACGCTGGCCTGGAGGATGCCTGACGAGGACAGCAAGATTGACCACTACGTGCTGGAGTACCGCAAGACCAACTTCGAGGGGCCACCCCGTGCCAAGGAGGACCAGCCCTGGATGGTGGTCGAGGGCATCAAGGGCACCGAGTACACCCTCTCCG GGCTGAAGTTTGACATGAAGTACATGAATTTTCGGGTACGGGCATGTAACAAGGCTGTAGCAGGCGAGTTCTCCGAGCCGGTCACTTTGGAAACGAGAG CGTTCATGTTTCGGCTGGACGCCAGCACGTGCCACCAGAACCTGCGGGTGGAGGAGCTCAGCGTGGAGTGGGATGCCACGGGCGGCAAGGTGCAGGACGTCAAGGCACGCGAGAAGGATGGCAAGGGCAGGACGGCCTCACCCGCCAACTCACCTGCCAG GGTGGTGCAGTCGCCCAAGAGGATGCCCTCGGGGCGCGGGGGCAGAGATCGCTTCACCGCCGAGTCCTACACGGTTCTGG GTGACACACTGATCGATGGCGATGACCACTACTGGGAGGTGCGGTATGACCGGGACAGCAAAGCTTTCGGTGTGGGGGTGGCATATCGCAGCCTGGGCAAATTCGATCAGCTGGGCAAAACCTCGGCCTCCTGGTGCCTCCACCTCAACAACTGGCTGCAGGTCAGCTTCAGCGCCAAGCACGCCAACAAGGCCAAGGTGCTGGACGTGCCCGTGCCCGACTGCATCGGCGTCTACTGCAACTTCCACGAAG GGTTCCTGTCCTTCTACAACGCCAGGACCAAGCAGCTGCTCCACACCTTCAAGGCCAAGTTCACACAACCGGTGCTGCCAGCCTTCACG GTCTGGTGCGGCAGCTTCCATGTCTCCTCGGGCTTGCAGGTGCCCAGCGCGGTGAAATGCCTCCAGAAACGTAACAGCACGGCCAGCAGCTCCAACGCCAGCCTGCCCTAG
- the FSD1 gene encoding fibronectin type III and SPRY domain-containing protein 1 isoform X3, with the protein MSCRPSWLPAPRPWRARRSCWKRPTRPWRRPTTTTSPSVTMAPAFRLSLKAKVSDNMSHLMVDFAQERRLLQALAFLPVPSTPEIDLAESLVADNCVTLAWRMPDEDSKIDHYVLEYRKTNFEGPPRAKEDQPWMVVEGIKGTEYTLSGLKFDMKYMNFRVRACNKAVAGEFSEPVTLETRAFMFRLDASTCHQNLRVEELSVEWDATGGKVQDVKAREKDGKGRTASPANSPARVVQSPKRMPSGRGGRDRFTAESYTVLGDTLIDGDDHYWEVRYDRDSKAFGVGVAYRSLGKFDQLGKTSASWCLHLNNWLQVSFSAKHANKAKVLDVPVPDCIGVYCNFHEGFLSFYNARTKQLLHTFKAKFTQPVLPAFTVWCGSFHVSSGLQVPSAVKCLQKRNSTASSSNASLP; encoded by the exons ATGAGCTGCAG GCCCAGCTGGCTGCCTGCGCCAAGGCCCTGGAGAGCTcggaggagctgctggaagcGGCCAACCAGGCCCTGGAGACGGCCAACCACCACGACTTCCCCCAG TGTGACAATGGCACCCGCCTTCCGCCTCTCGCTCAAGGCCAAGGTGAGCGACAACATGAGCCACCTGATGGTGGATTTTGCCCAGGAACGCCGCCTGCTCCAGGCCCTCGCCTTCCTGCCAG TGCCCAGCACCCCTGAGATCGACCTGGCGGAGTCGCTGGTGGCCGATAACTGTGTGACGCTGGCCTGGAGGATGCCTGACGAGGACAGCAAGATTGACCACTACGTGCTGGAGTACCGCAAGACCAACTTCGAGGGGCCACCCCGTGCCAAGGAGGACCAGCCCTGGATGGTGGTCGAGGGCATCAAGGGCACCGAGTACACCCTCTCCG GGCTGAAGTTTGACATGAAGTACATGAATTTTCGGGTACGGGCATGTAACAAGGCTGTAGCAGGCGAGTTCTCCGAGCCGGTCACTTTGGAAACGAGAG CGTTCATGTTTCGGCTGGACGCCAGCACGTGCCACCAGAACCTGCGGGTGGAGGAGCTCAGCGTGGAGTGGGATGCCACGGGCGGCAAGGTGCAGGACGTCAAGGCACGCGAGAAGGATGGCAAGGGCAGGACGGCCTCACCCGCCAACTCACCTGCCAG GGTGGTGCAGTCGCCCAAGAGGATGCCCTCGGGGCGCGGGGGCAGAGATCGCTTCACCGCCGAGTCCTACACGGTTCTGG GTGACACACTGATCGATGGCGATGACCACTACTGGGAGGTGCGGTATGACCGGGACAGCAAAGCTTTCGGTGTGGGGGTGGCATATCGCAGCCTGGGCAAATTCGATCAGCTGGGCAAAACCTCGGCCTCCTGGTGCCTCCACCTCAACAACTGGCTGCAGGTCAGCTTCAGCGCCAAGCACGCCAACAAGGCCAAGGTGCTGGACGTGCCCGTGCCCGACTGCATCGGCGTCTACTGCAACTTCCACGAAG GGTTCCTGTCCTTCTACAACGCCAGGACCAAGCAGCTGCTCCACACCTTCAAGGCCAAGTTCACACAACCGGTGCTGCCAGCCTTCACG GTCTGGTGCGGCAGCTTCCATGTCTCCTCGGGCTTGCAGGTGCCCAGCGCGGTGAAATGCCTCCAGAAACGTAACAGCACGGCCAGCAGCTCCAACGCCAGCCTGCCCTAG
- the FSD1 gene encoding fibronectin type III and SPRY domain-containing protein 1 isoform X2, with protein sequence MGDQEALRKIITTLAVKNEEIQNFIYSLKQMMQNVEANSSRAQEDLEGEFQSLYTLLDELKDEMLMKIKQDRASRTYELQAQLAACAKALESSEELLEAANQALETANHHDFPQCDNGTRLPPLAQGQGERQHEPPDGGFCPGTPPAPGPRLPARMPDEDSKIDHYVLEYRKTNFEGPPRAKEDQPWMVVEGIKGTEYTLSGLKFDMKYMNFRVRACNKAVAGEFSEPVTLETRAFMFRLDASTCHQNLRVEELSVEWDATGGKVQDVKAREKDGKGRTASPANSPARVVQSPKRMPSGRGGRDRFTAESYTVLGDTLIDGDDHYWEVRYDRDSKAFGVGVAYRSLGKFDQLGKTSASWCLHLNNWLQVSFSAKHANKAKVLDVPVPDCIGVYCNFHEGFLSFYNARTKQLLHTFKAKFTQPVLPAFTVWCGSFHVSSGLQVPSAVKCLQKRNSTASSSNASLP encoded by the exons ATGGGCGACCAg GAGGCTCTGCGGAAGATCATCACCACCCTGGCCGTGAAGAATGAGGAGATCCAGAACTTCATCTACTCCCTCAAGCAGATGATGCAGAATGTGGAG GCCAACTCATCGCGGGCGCAGGAGGACCTGGAGGGCGAGTTCCAGTCGCTGTACACGCTGCTGGACGAGCTGAAGGATGAGATGCTGATGAAGATCAAGCAGGACCGCGCCAGCCGTACCTATGAGCTGCAG GCCCAGCTGGCTGCCTGCGCCAAGGCCCTGGAGAGCTcggaggagctgctggaagcGGCCAACCAGGCCCTGGAGACGGCCAACCACCACGACTTCCCCCAG TGTGACAATGGCACCCGCCTTCCGCCTCTCGCTCAAGGCCAAGGTGAGCGACAACATGAGCCACCTGATGGTGGATTTTGCCCAGGAACGCCGCCTGCTCCAGGCCCTCGCCTTCCTGCCAG GATGCCTGACGAGGACAGCAAGATTGACCACTACGTGCTGGAGTACCGCAAGACCAACTTCGAGGGGCCACCCCGTGCCAAGGAGGACCAGCCCTGGATGGTGGTCGAGGGCATCAAGGGCACCGAGTACACCCTCTCCG GGCTGAAGTTTGACATGAAGTACATGAATTTTCGGGTACGGGCATGTAACAAGGCTGTAGCAGGCGAGTTCTCCGAGCCGGTCACTTTGGAAACGAGAG CGTTCATGTTTCGGCTGGACGCCAGCACGTGCCACCAGAACCTGCGGGTGGAGGAGCTCAGCGTGGAGTGGGATGCCACGGGCGGCAAGGTGCAGGACGTCAAGGCACGCGAGAAGGATGGCAAGGGCAGGACGGCCTCACCCGCCAACTCACCTGCCAG GGTGGTGCAGTCGCCCAAGAGGATGCCCTCGGGGCGCGGGGGCAGAGATCGCTTCACCGCCGAGTCCTACACGGTTCTGG GTGACACACTGATCGATGGCGATGACCACTACTGGGAGGTGCGGTATGACCGGGACAGCAAAGCTTTCGGTGTGGGGGTGGCATATCGCAGCCTGGGCAAATTCGATCAGCTGGGCAAAACCTCGGCCTCCTGGTGCCTCCACCTCAACAACTGGCTGCAGGTCAGCTTCAGCGCCAAGCACGCCAACAAGGCCAAGGTGCTGGACGTGCCCGTGCCCGACTGCATCGGCGTCTACTGCAACTTCCACGAAG GGTTCCTGTCCTTCTACAACGCCAGGACCAAGCAGCTGCTCCACACCTTCAAGGCCAAGTTCACACAACCGGTGCTGCCAGCCTTCACG GTCTGGTGCGGCAGCTTCCATGTCTCCTCGGGCTTGCAGGTGCCCAGCGCGGTGAAATGCCTCCAGAAACGTAACAGCACGGCCAGCAGCTCCAACGCCAGCCTGCCCTAG
- the SHD gene encoding SH2 domain-containing adapter protein D has translation MAKWLREYLGRGARRSPPRPPQPDYSGGERRPTGTGSGPPPGAPPGAALRGPAASPRHRLVRVGGAGPGGGPRRLEQGPGESEYSEPFEGDQDPAPEGGCEESGEATGCQRQGEGRRARPRQGPQLYDTPYEEWETAGEGPGVPTARESRLPRDDERPADEYDQPWEWKKDHISRAFAVQFESPERSPSLSRQLPRPPRPPTGARLGCPPSPRHVDTSLPLEKQAWYHGPIGRAGAETLLALCREGSFLVRDCETSPDDYSLSLRSSHGFVHVKLTRTREQHFMLGRAGAAFPSVPEAVRHYTARALPVRGARHLSLLYPVAVQPL, from the exons ATGGCCAAGTGGCTCCGGGAGTACCTGGGCCGGGGGGCCCGGcgctcccccccccgcccgccccagcCCGACTATAGCGGCGGCGAGCGCCGCCCCACCGGCACCGGGAGCGGGCCCCCGCCCGGCGCTCCCCCCGGCGCTGCCCTCCgcggccccgctgcctcccctcGGCACCGGCTGGTGCGGgtggggggcgcggggccggggggcggcccccgccgccTGGAGCAG GGCCCCGGTGAGAGCGAGTACTCAGAGCCCTTCGAGGGGGATCAGGACCCAGCGCCCGAGGGTGGCTGCGAGGAGTCCGGCGAGGCCACAG GGTGCCAGCGGCAGGGCGAGGGCCGGCGGGCAAGGCCGCGGCAGGGACCCCAGCTCTACGACACCCCTTACGAGGAGTGGGAGACGGCAGGGGAGGGCCcaggggtgcccactgcccggGAGAGCCGCCTGCCCCGTGACGACGAGCGCCCAGCCGATGAGTATGACCAGCCCTGGGAGTGGAAGAAGGATCACATCTCGCGGGCGTTCGCAG TGCAGTTCGAGAGCCCTGAGCgctcccccagcctgtcccGGCAGCTGCCGCGGCCCCCTCGGCCCCCTACAGGCGCCCGGCTGggctgcccccccagccccaggcacgTGGACACCTCGCTGCCCCTGGAGAAGCAGGC GTGGTACCACGGCCCCATTGGGCGGGCGGGCGCCGAGACGCTGCTGGCGCTGTGCCGCGAGGGCAGCTTCCTGGTGCGGGACTGCGAGACCAGCCCCGACGACTACTCGCTCTCGCTCAG GAGCAGCCATGGCTTCGTGCACGTGAAGCTCACGCGGACACGGGAGCAGCACTTCATGCTGGGCCGCGCCGGGGCCGCCTTCCCCTCGGTGCCTGAGGCTGTGCGGCACTACACAGCGCGGGCGCTGCCCGTCCGTGGTGCCCGCCACCTCTCCCTGCTCTACCCCGTGGCCGTACAGCCCCTGTGA